In Phycisphaerae bacterium, one DNA window encodes the following:
- a CDS encoding beta-galactosidase has translation MLQELTGLWKLLPDPDNRGRSQAWFQSPRPEAQDAPVPGVVQQVFPDHHGVSWYWHEFRTQLKADGDHRLLLRFGAVHYLAEVWLNGAVVGGHEGGESPFALDVTDAVRTGE, from the coding sequence ATGCTCCAGGAACTGACAGGCTTGTGGAAACTACTGCCGGATCCGGATAATCGAGGCCGTTCGCAGGCTTGGTTCCAGTCTCCCCGGCCGGAGGCGCAGGATGCCCCGGTGCCGGGTGTTGTTCAGCAGGTTTTTCCGGACCATCACGGGGTGAGCTGGTACTGGCATGAGTTCCGAACGCAATTGAAGGCGGATGGGGACCATCGGCTGTTGCTGCGCTTCGGCGCGGTGCACTACCTGGCGGAGGTGTGGCTCAACGGCGCGGTTGTCGGCGGACACGAAGGGGGCGAGTCGCCGTTCGCTCTGGATGTGACCGACGCGGTGCGGACCGGCGAGGA